The nucleotide window CCACCTGATAAATGAAGTAGAGATAGATCAAACAGTTGATGGGATAAAGGATGAGTAGAAAGGTACCCCAGGTCACTGGTGACCTGAAGTTGAACATATAGAGAAGATGTATGAAGCGCAGGGGCTGCTCTAGGTCAATGAGCAGAAATAGAGGGGCGATGATCAACACGATGGGAGCAAGGATAGCCCCCACCCGACCGGCGGCCTTGAATCTCTCCAGGCCGAAGACGTAGGCCAGAGTAGAGATAAGAAAGGAGGCCGCGCTGACACCTGTGAGGAAAAAGTAGGTAGCTATATTGCTCTTAAGGGGTACGATATGGGGCACGTTATAGACCACGGTCACTAAATCACGAGGGTCCATCTTGTTACACCTCCCTAATCTCCCTTACCTAATAGGTTGATTGCTGGCGAGACGATAGTCATAGAACCGATCGGCGTAGGAGAGTCCCTCAAGGATCTTGTACCTCTCCCGAACGTCTTCCTCACTCAGACCCACCTCCTCTTTAAGATCCCGATGATAGTAGCGGATGTACTGGGGATCGGTGCCGCGTCTGTCCATAACGAATTGATCGGGAAAGATGTAAAAGACCTGAGGCTCAGTGCCACTATCCGGTTTGAAGGGGCTCACCGGATTGGTGGCAATGAGTTTAGAGACCTCACTCTGCGGGTCATTCATATCACCAAAGGTGCGCGCCTTAGTCATGCAGGTTTCGACGCAGGCCGGCTGTTGCCCCCTTTCCACCCGGTGGACACAGAAGGTGCACTTCTCCACCACCTTGCGGACAGGGTTGACGAAACGGGCATCGTAAGGACAAGAAGCGATGCAATACTTGCAGCCGATACAGCGATCGTAATCGACAAGCACAATGCCATCCTCCCGCTGATAGGAGGCTTGCACCGGGCAGTTCTGCACGCAGATGGGCCTGGCGCAATGGTTACATAGCGATGGTAGAGACAACTTACGTACGTTGGGATATTCCCCCTTCTCTACTTGCTTGACCCACGCCCGAAAGGTGGCGATGGGGACGTTATTCTCCTGTTTACAGGCTACAGAGCAGGCGTGACAACCCACACAACGGCGCAAGTCGATGACCATCACATATCTTTTTGCCATACTAATCCCTCCTTCGCTGTGCTGGAGAACTCTCACAGAGAGATCTCTTCTTCGCCCTGAGGTGATTCTAAAACAGACACCTGTTTTCGTCTGTCGGGAAAAGCCTGGGATTTGAGGCCAGAGTCGTCGGGGAAAACGCTACTTTATAACACGACTGGAGGAAAAAACCTGACATAGCCTAAGAGGTTACCCAATCGTGGGGGGATACCTTACCGAGGAATAAGGAGGCAAGCGGGGGGACGAGCCCCCGCGCTACATCCTCTTAAAGGGGGTAGTCCAGAAGGGGGATCACCCCCTTCTGGGAGGGTTCTAGGGCTCCGCCCTAGCTTCACTCCCCCCTCTCCCGCAAAGCGGGAGAGGGGGCCAGGGGGTGAGGGCACCCCACAAAAAAGCCCGCAGGGCTACTTTGAGTCCCCTGCGGGGGTTTGGGGGAGAGCTTCAACGCTCTCAAAAACGATACTGCTCTAGGGGTTAAGGGTCTGGGCGCAACAACCCTTGCTGCATAGCATATCTGACCAAGTCCGCCCGGCTGCGTAGCCCCAACTTACGCATCAGCCGGGCCTTGTAGGTCTCCACCGTCTTGAGACTCAAAAAGAGCCGATCAGCTACTTGCTGGTTGGTATAACCATGGGCGAGGAAGCGCAGTACCTCCCGTTCCCGCTCACTAAGGGCTGTATAACCAGCCGGCGTGGTGGCTCTCTTCTCTCTGCCCAATTCCTTCCGGAGCAGGTCCCCAACCAACACCTTTGTTAGGGCCGGATGGAGGAAGATTTCACCCCGTTGGACGGCCCGAATGGCTGCAAGAAGCTCCGTATCTGCCCCCTTCTTGAGGGTGTAGCCTGCAGCCCCCGCTCGCAGCGCCTCACGCAGGTAGCTCTCGTCATCGTACATACTGAGGATGAGGATCTTAACCTCCGGACAGCGCCTCTTAAGATGATGAATGGCCTCCAGGCCGCCCATTCCGGGCATGCTGAGGTCTAAAAGGAGGACGTCTGGACGCAGCACGTCGGCCTTCTCCAGGGCCTCTGCACCATCGCCCGCCTCACCAACCACCTCCATGTCCGGCTGAGCATTCAGGAGCAAATGCAGGCCAGCACGCAGCACAGCGTGATCATCCGCTATAAGGAGACGGATCTTAGCCATCCACCCCACCTCCTATCCCATCCAGTGGCACTTCGACAAAGACTGTTGTACCCAACCCCGGCTGGGATTCGATGGTCAACTTGCCTCCGATGAGAGAGGCCCGCTCCTGCATGCCGAAGAGTCCCAACTTTCTTTCCTTAGACCTGGAACCCATGACCCTCTTTACATTAAAACCCTTACCGTCATCCTCGATGATAGCCACCATCGCGTCCTCTCGCTGTTCCAGGAGGACGCTGGCCGTAGCAGCCTGGGCATGCCTGGCCACATTGGTGAGCGCCTCCTGTATGATGCGATAGAGGGATGTCTCCATCTCCGGGGGCAAAGCTACCCCCTCCAGACCACTGCTGTGGAAATCA belongs to Chloroflexota bacterium and includes:
- a CDS encoding response regulator transcription factor, which codes for MAKIRLLIADDHAVLRAGLHLLLNAQPDMEVVGEAGDGAEALEKADVLRPDVLLLDLSMPGMGGLEAIHHLKRRCPEVKILILSMYDDESYLREALRAGAAGYTLKKGADTELLAAIRAVQRGEIFLHPALTKVLVGDLLRKELGREKRATTPAGYTALSEREREVLRFLAHGYTNQQVADRLFLSLKTVETYKARLMRKLGLRSRADLVRYAMQQGLLRPDP